The genomic segment CGGCCTTTGCCCGCAGGGGCGGCGGATTTTCCCCACCCTGACGGTGCGCGAAAACCTCCTCGTCGCGGAACAGACCCACACCAGCTCCCGGTGGAACCACAAGGCCGTCTACGAGCTTTTTCCCCGCCTCGGCGAGCGCGAGAACCAGCGGGCCGGCTCCCTTTCCGGCGGAGAGCAGCAGATGCTCGCCATCGGCCGGGCGCTGATGACGAACCCTGACTGCCTGATTCTCGATGAGCCCTCCGAGGGGCTCGCCCCCCTCATCATCCAGGATCTCGGAGATGCCATCCGCTCGCTGAAGAACGAGGGCCTCTCCATTCTTCTTGTCGAGCAAAATACGCCCTTCGCCATCAAGGCCGTTGACCGGATCAACGTCATCACGAAAGGGCAGATGGTCTACGAATCCACGCCGGAAGAGCTCTGGGCCAACGAGGAAGTCAAAAAGGCGCACCTGGGAATCGGCTA from the bacterium genome contains:
- a CDS encoding ABC transporter ATP-binding protein → MLSVEDIHTYYGDSYVLQGLSLEVREGEALGILGRNGMGKTTLINSVMGFVPPRRGKIIFRGEEITQRTSYEISIVGIGLCPQGRRIFPTLTVRENLLVAEQTHTSSRWNHKAVYELFPRLGERENQRAGSLSGGEQQMLAIGRALMTNPDCLILDEPSEGLAPLIIQDLGDAIRSLKNEGLSILLVEQNTPFAIKAVDRINVITKGQMVYESTPEELWANEEVKKAHLGIG